From Canis lupus baileyi chromosome 16, mCanLup2.hap1, whole genome shotgun sequence, a single genomic window includes:
- the CNP gene encoding 2',3'-cyclic-nucleotide 3'-phosphodiesterase isoform X2, translated as MNRSFSRKSHAFLPKIFFRKMSSSGAKDKPELQFPFLQDEETVATLQECKTLFILRGLPGSGKSTLARVIVDRYRDGTKMVSADAYKITPGARGDFSEEYKRLDEDLAAYCRRDVRVLVLDDTNHERERLEQLFELADQYQYQVVLVEPKTAWRLDCAQLKEKNQWQLSADELKKLKPGLEKDFLPLYFGWFLTKKSSESLRKAGQAFLEELGNHKAFKKELRHFVSGDEPREKIELVTYFGKRPPGVLHCTTKFCDYGKAAGADEYAQQDVVKKSYCKAFTLTITALFVTPKTAGARVELSEQELPLWPNDVDKLSPSDSLPRGSRAHITLGCAGDVEPVQTGIDLLEIVRQEKGGSRGEEVGELNRGKLYSLGNGRWLLSLAKKLEVRAIFTGYYGKGKPVPTHGSRKGGALQSCTII; from the exons ATG AACAGAAGCTTCTCCCGAAAGAGCCACGCGTTCCTGCCCAAGATCTTCTTCCGCAAAATGTCATCCTCGGGGGCCAAGGACAAGCCAGAGCTGCAGTTTCCTTTCCTGCAGGACGAGGAGACGGTGGCCACGCTGCAAGAGTGCAAGACGCTCTTCATCTTGCGCGGCCTGCCGGGGAGCGGCAAGTCCACCCTGGCCCGCGTCATCGTGGACAGGTACCGAGATGGCACCAAGATGGTGTCCGCCGACGCCTACAAGATCACCCCCGGCGCGCGAGGAGACTTCTCTGAGGAGTACAAGCGGCTGGACGAGGACCTGGCCGCCTACTGCCGCCGGGACGTGCGGGTCCTGGTGCTGGATGACACCAACCACGAGCGGGAGCGGCTGGAGCAGCTCTTCGAGCTGGCCGACCAGTACCAGTACCAGGTGGTGCTGGTGGAGCCCAAGACGGCGTGGCGGCTGGACTGCGCCCAGCTCAAGGAGAAGAACCAGTGGCAGCTGTCGGCCGACGAGCTCAAGAAGCTGAAGCCGGGGCTGGAGAAGGACTTCCTGCCGCTCTACTTCGGCTGGTTCCTGACCAAGAAGAGTTCCGAGAGCCTCCGCAAAGCCGGCCAGGCcttcctggaggagctggggAATCACAAGGCCTTCAAGAAGGAGCTGCGACACT TTGTCTCTGGGGATGAGCCCAGAGAGAAGATTGAGCTGGTCACCTACTTTGGGAAGAGACCCCCAGGCGTGCTGCACTGCACAACCAAGTTCTGTGACTACGGGAAGGCTGCCGGGGCAGACGAGTATGCCCAGCAGGAT GTGGTGAAGAAGTCTTACTGCAAGGCCTTCACGCTGACCATCACTGCCCTCTTTGTGACGCCCAAGACTGCTGGAGCCCGGGTGGAGCTGAGCGAGCAGGAGCTGCCATTGTGGCCAAATGACGTGGACAAGCTGTCCCCTTCCGACAGCCTGCCCCGGGGAAGCCGGGCTCACATCACCCTCGGCTGTGCGGGTGACGTGGAGCCCGTGCAGACGGGCATTGACCTCCTGGAGATTGTGCGGCAGGAGAAGGGGGGCAGCCGAGGTGAGGAGGTGGGTGAGCTAAACCGGGGCAAACTCTACTCCTTGGGCAATGGGCGCTGGCTGCTGAGCCTGGCCAAGAAGCTAGAGGTCAGGGCCATCTTCACGGGGTACTACGGGAAGGGCAAACCTGTGCCCACGCACGGCAGCCGCAAGGGAGGCGCCTTGCAGTCCTGCACCATCATCTGA
- the CNP gene encoding 2',3'-cyclic-nucleotide 3'-phosphodiesterase isoform X1, with protein sequence MQMRTRGSGAELWLSGRRVPPENRSFSRKSHAFLPKIFFRKMSSSGAKDKPELQFPFLQDEETVATLQECKTLFILRGLPGSGKSTLARVIVDRYRDGTKMVSADAYKITPGARGDFSEEYKRLDEDLAAYCRRDVRVLVLDDTNHERERLEQLFELADQYQYQVVLVEPKTAWRLDCAQLKEKNQWQLSADELKKLKPGLEKDFLPLYFGWFLTKKSSESLRKAGQAFLEELGNHKAFKKELRHFVSGDEPREKIELVTYFGKRPPGVLHCTTKFCDYGKAAGADEYAQQDVVKKSYCKAFTLTITALFVTPKTAGARVELSEQELPLWPNDVDKLSPSDSLPRGSRAHITLGCAGDVEPVQTGIDLLEIVRQEKGGSRGEEVGELNRGKLYSLGNGRWLLSLAKKLEVRAIFTGYYGKGKPVPTHGSRKGGALQSCTII encoded by the exons ATGCAAATGAGGACCCGAGGTTCCGGAGCTGAGCTCTGGCTCTCGGGGCGTCGGGTGCCGCCTGAG AACAGAAGCTTCTCCCGAAAGAGCCACGCGTTCCTGCCCAAGATCTTCTTCCGCAAAATGTCATCCTCGGGGGCCAAGGACAAGCCAGAGCTGCAGTTTCCTTTCCTGCAGGACGAGGAGACGGTGGCCACGCTGCAAGAGTGCAAGACGCTCTTCATCTTGCGCGGCCTGCCGGGGAGCGGCAAGTCCACCCTGGCCCGCGTCATCGTGGACAGGTACCGAGATGGCACCAAGATGGTGTCCGCCGACGCCTACAAGATCACCCCCGGCGCGCGAGGAGACTTCTCTGAGGAGTACAAGCGGCTGGACGAGGACCTGGCCGCCTACTGCCGCCGGGACGTGCGGGTCCTGGTGCTGGATGACACCAACCACGAGCGGGAGCGGCTGGAGCAGCTCTTCGAGCTGGCCGACCAGTACCAGTACCAGGTGGTGCTGGTGGAGCCCAAGACGGCGTGGCGGCTGGACTGCGCCCAGCTCAAGGAGAAGAACCAGTGGCAGCTGTCGGCCGACGAGCTCAAGAAGCTGAAGCCGGGGCTGGAGAAGGACTTCCTGCCGCTCTACTTCGGCTGGTTCCTGACCAAGAAGAGTTCCGAGAGCCTCCGCAAAGCCGGCCAGGCcttcctggaggagctggggAATCACAAGGCCTTCAAGAAGGAGCTGCGACACT TTGTCTCTGGGGATGAGCCCAGAGAGAAGATTGAGCTGGTCACCTACTTTGGGAAGAGACCCCCAGGCGTGCTGCACTGCACAACCAAGTTCTGTGACTACGGGAAGGCTGCCGGGGCAGACGAGTATGCCCAGCAGGAT GTGGTGAAGAAGTCTTACTGCAAGGCCTTCACGCTGACCATCACTGCCCTCTTTGTGACGCCCAAGACTGCTGGAGCCCGGGTGGAGCTGAGCGAGCAGGAGCTGCCATTGTGGCCAAATGACGTGGACAAGCTGTCCCCTTCCGACAGCCTGCCCCGGGGAAGCCGGGCTCACATCACCCTCGGCTGTGCGGGTGACGTGGAGCCCGTGCAGACGGGCATTGACCTCCTGGAGATTGTGCGGCAGGAGAAGGGGGGCAGCCGAGGTGAGGAGGTGGGTGAGCTAAACCGGGGCAAACTCTACTCCTTGGGCAATGGGCGCTGGCTGCTGAGCCTGGCCAAGAAGCTAGAGGTCAGGGCCATCTTCACGGGGTACTACGGGAAGGGCAAACCTGTGCCCACGCACGGCAGCCGCAAGGGAGGCGCCTTGCAGTCCTGCACCATCATCTGA